A window from Cytophagia bacterium CHB2 encodes these proteins:
- a CDS encoding FAD-binding protein — protein sequence MAIQPTPLNPEQLERNFADIAPALSRNEALLEASRCLFCYDAPCTRACPTHIDVPKFIRQILDRNPLGAARTIFSANILGGACARACPTEVLCEGDCVLHGLNEKPIQIGLLQRFATDHAMAKGVQFFERGADTGKRVAVIGAGPAGLACAHELAKHGVEAVIFEAKEIAGGLNAYGIAAYKMTTDFALAEVEYVKQIGIDIRTNTPIGANLPVTKLLADYDAVFLGVGLGKTAALRIPGEEMEGVYEALDFIMPTRLQKMQECVVGENVLVIGAGNTAIDVATAARRLGRPGQFGPPQRKPIPEQRLLAQRLRCVGGCAGRGGL from the coding sequence ATGGCCATTCAACCGACCCCTCTCAATCCCGAGCAACTCGAAAGGAATTTTGCTGACATCGCGCCGGCATTGAGCCGTAACGAAGCGCTGCTCGAAGCCTCGCGTTGTTTGTTTTGTTACGATGCGCCCTGCACGCGCGCCTGTCCCACGCACATCGACGTGCCGAAATTCATTCGCCAGATTTTAGATCGCAACCCGCTTGGGGCCGCGCGCACGATTTTTTCCGCGAATATTTTGGGCGGAGCGTGTGCGCGCGCATGCCCGACGGAAGTCTTGTGCGAAGGAGATTGCGTGTTGCATGGTTTGAATGAGAAACCCATTCAAATTGGATTGCTGCAACGTTTTGCCACCGATCACGCGATGGCGAAAGGCGTGCAGTTCTTTGAACGCGGCGCCGACACCGGAAAAAGGGTCGCCGTGATCGGCGCGGGCCCGGCTGGCCTCGCGTGCGCGCATGAATTGGCGAAACACGGCGTCGAGGCTGTGATCTTCGAGGCGAAAGAAATTGCCGGCGGACTCAACGCTTATGGCATTGCCGCGTATAAAATGACGACAGATTTCGCTCTCGCGGAAGTGGAATACGTGAAGCAAATCGGCATCGACATCCGCACCAACACGCCAATCGGAGCAAATTTGCCTGTGACGAAACTGCTCGCCGATTACGATGCCGTTTTTCTTGGGGTGGGATTGGGCAAAACCGCGGCCCTGAGGATTCCCGGTGAAGAAATGGAGGGCGTATACGAGGCGTTGGATTTCATCATGCCCACACGCCTGCAGAAAATGCAGGAATGTGTCGTTGGAGAAAATGTGCTCGTCATCGGCGCGGGCAACACCGCGATTGATGTTGCCACGGCCGCGCGGCGGCTCGGCCGTCCCGGCCAGTTTGGTCCACCGCAGCGAAAACCAATACCGGAACAACGGCTATTGGCGCAACGCCTGCGATGCGTGGGTGGATGCGCTGGCCGGGGCGGGCT
- the hydA gene encoding dihydropyrimidinase: protein MSKLIIRGGEILTGSDRYRADVYCEDGVIRAIGDKLDVPSGAEVVDAGNQLVMPGGLDPHVHMALSFMGTVSADDFESGMIAGLCGGVTSIIDFCIPNPNQSLLDALKDWDEKAKVAVADYSYHMAITWWSEQVSKEMEIVARDRGITSFKHFMAYKGALMLNDDQIYHSFSRIKELNGIATIHAENGDVVWNLQRKLLAEGKIGPQYHAVSRPPEVEGEATNRIIRMAEIVGIPVYIVHMSCKAALDAVIAARLRGQRHVFAESLINHLLLDDSVYQKPNFEAAAYVMSPPFRPKGNPEALWDGIKAGMIQTTGTDHCAFTMAQKAMGKDNFTMIPNGCAAIEDRMSLLWHHGVSAGHISEHEFVNLFTTNACRIFGMYPRKGAIAIGSDADIVVFDTKKSRTISAKTQHHKIDRSIFEGFQVTGVPTHVVANGILVYKDGDLRAERGAGRFIPRKRFSESM from the coding sequence ATGTCAAAACTCATCATTCGCGGCGGTGAAATACTCACCGGCTCCGATCGCTATCGCGCCGACGTTTATTGCGAAGACGGTGTGATTCGCGCGATTGGCGATAAACTTGATGTGCCCAGCGGTGCCGAAGTCGTTGATGCGGGCAATCAACTCGTTATGCCCGGCGGGCTCGATCCGCATGTGCATATGGCGCTCTCGTTCATGGGCACGGTGAGCGCGGATGATTTCGAATCCGGCATGATCGCCGGCCTTTGCGGCGGCGTGACTTCGATCATCGACTTTTGCATTCCCAATCCCAATCAATCGCTGCTCGACGCGCTCAAAGATTGGGATGAGAAGGCGAAGGTCGCGGTCGCGGATTATTCCTATCACATGGCCATCACGTGGTGGAGCGAGCAAGTCTCGAAGGAGATGGAAATCGTCGCGCGTGATCGCGGCATTACCAGCTTCAAACATTTCATGGCCTACAAAGGCGCGTTAATGCTGAATGACGATCAAATCTATCACAGCTTTTCGCGCATCAAAGAGTTGAATGGCATTGCCACAATCCATGCGGAGAATGGCGACGTTGTGTGGAACTTGCAGCGCAAGCTACTCGCTGAAGGTAAAATTGGACCGCAGTATCACGCCGTCTCGCGCCCGCCCGAGGTCGAAGGTGAGGCCACGAATCGCATTATTCGCATGGCAGAGATTGTGGGCATTCCGGTTTATATTGTGCACATGTCGTGCAAAGCCGCACTCGATGCGGTGATTGCCGCGCGTTTGCGCGGGCAGCGCCACGTGTTCGCCGAGTCTTTGATCAATCATCTTTTGCTCGATGACAGTGTGTATCAAAAACCGAACTTCGAGGCCGCGGCGTATGTGATGAGTCCGCCGTTTCGACCGAAGGGCAATCCCGAGGCGCTATGGGATGGCATCAAAGCCGGCATGATTCAAACCACCGGGACGGATCATTGCGCGTTCACGATGGCGCAGAAAGCTATGGGCAAAGACAATTTCACGATGATTCCCAACGGTTGCGCGGCAATTGAAGATCGCATGAGTCTGTTGTGGCATCACGGTGTGAGCGCGGGGCACATCAGTGAACACGAATTTGTGAATCTCTTCACGACGAATGCGTGCCGTATTTTTGGCATGTACCCGCGCAAAGGCGCAATTGCCATTGGTTCCGATGCCGATATTGTTGTATTCGACACGAAGAAGTCGCGCACGATCAGCGCGAAGACGCAGCATCACAAAATTGATCGCAGTATTTTCGAAGGTTTTCAAGTGACCGGCGTTCCGACGCATGTGGTTGCAAACGGCATACTGGTTTACAAAGACGGCGACCTGCGCGCAGAAAGAGGCGCGGGGCGTTTTATCCCGCGCAAGAGATTTAGCGAGAGTATGTGA